One Spinacia oleracea cultivar Varoflay chromosome 4, BTI_SOV_V1, whole genome shotgun sequence DNA segment encodes these proteins:
- the LOC110782633 gene encoding phototropin-2 isoform X2, which produces MSSDSKGTSNTTWKSEIVNDEAGMAVRAAEWGLSVVPVDGGDASSSVVVRMSGDGDRSKNSYDRATEVMRMSEESNSSTYEHLPRVSQELKDALASLQQTFVVSDATKPECPIMFASSGFFTMTGYSSKEVVGRNCRFLQGPETDQNEVEKIRQAVKNGTSYCGRLLNYKKDGTPFWNLLTVTPIRDDKGCVIKFIGMQVEVSKFTEGINDKALRPNGLPKSLIRYDARQKEAALGSIIEVVQTVKHPRSLSQPLSNNDADRREVAGKFNLDYMLPKLAEIDNVGTPGRLSSPSRLSTPGRQTPKIDASSRDSDKSSRKSARISLLGFKGRSSAKHERPPSPEPEFLIPKDIDRDDSWERAERERDVRQGIDLATTLERIEKNFVISDPRLPDNPIIFASDSFLELTEYTREEILGRNCRFLQGPETDQTTVQKIRDAIKEQRDITVQLINYTKSGRKFWNLFHLQPMRDQKGELQYFIGVQLDGSDHVEPLRNRLSERTEIQSAKVVKATAENVDEAVRELPDANSRPEDLWAIHSEPVYPRPHKRGSSSWAAIQKITAAGEKVGLEHFNPIKPLGCGDTGSVHLVELKGSGELFAMKAMDKSVMLNRNKVHRACVEREIISTLDHPFLPTLYASFQTSTHVCLITDFCPGGELFALLDKQPLKIFKEESARFYAAEVVIGLEYLHCLGIIYRDLKPENILLQKDGHLVLTDFDLSFLTSCNPHIINHPQPKKRRSRSQPPPTFIAEPVTQSNSFVGTEEYIAPEVITGASHTSAIDWWALGVLLYEMLYGRTPFRGKNRQKTFANIMHKDLTFPSSIPVSLSARQLIYALLNRDPATRLGTQGGASEIKEHPYFRGINWPLIRCMDPPTLEAPFKLIGRDPNAKEVKWDDDGVLASPMDFF; this is translated from the exons atgaGTAGCGATAGCAAG GGCACTAGTAACACAACATGGAAAAGTGAGATAGTGAATGATGAAGCTGGTATGGCTGTAAGGGCAGCAGAATGGGGGCTATCAGTTGTACCTGTAGACGGTGGAGATGCATCTTCGAGTGTCGTGGTTCGGATGTCAGGGGACGGAGATCGAAGCAAAAACTCGTACGACAGGGCGACGGAGGTGATGAGGATGTCGGAGGAATCGAACTCGAGTACATATGAACATCTACCAAGGGTTTCACAAGAGTTGAAGGATGCATTAGCAAGTTTGCAACAGACTTTTGTAGTGTCTGATGCTACTAAACCTGAGTGTCCCATTATGTTTGCTAGTAGTGGCTTCTTCACTATGACTGGCTACTCTTCTAAGGAGGTTGTTGGTCGCAATTG CCGATTTCTGCAGGGGCCAGAAACAGACCAAAACGAGGTCGAGAAGATAAGACAGGCGGTGAAAAATGGAACAAGTTACTGTGGAAGACTCTTGAATTACAAGAAGGATGGTACCCCTTTCTGGAACCTTCTCACTGTTACCCCTATCAGAGATGACAAGGGTTGTGTCATCAAATTTATTGG AATGCAGGTTGAGGTCAGTAAATTTACTGAAGGAATAAATGACAAGGCATTACGTCCTAATGGCTTGCCTAAATCATTAATCCGTTACGATG CTCGTCAGAAGGAAGCGGCATTGGGTTCAATAATAGAGGTTGTTCAGACTGTGAAGCATCCAAGATCTCTCAGTCAACCTTTGAGTAACAATGACGCTGATCGACGGGAGGTTGCAGGGAAATTCAATCTCGATTATATGCTGCCAAAACTTGCAGAAATTGACAATGTGGGAACTCCTGGTAGGCTTTCATCACCAAGTAGGCTTTCAACACCTGGTAGGCAGACTCCTAAAATTGACGCATCTAGTAGAGATTCTGACAAGAGCTCTCGCAAATCAGCGcgtatttctttgttggg GTTTAAAGGGAGGTCTTCTGCAAAGCATGAAAGACCACCAAGTCCTGAGCCAGAATTTCTGATACCGAAAGACATAGATCGTGATGACAGCTGGGAGCGTGCAGAAAGAGAAAGGGACGTACGGCAGGGAATTGACCTGGCAACAACTTTGGAGCGCATTGAGAAGAATTTTGTGATTTCTGATCCCAGGCTTCCAGATAATCCAATT ATTTTTGCATCTGATAGCTTTCTTGAATTGACAGAGTATACACGAGAAGAAATTTTGGGGAGAAACTGCAG ATTTCTTCAGGGACCGGAGACAGACCAGACCACAGTCCAGAAAATAAGAGATGCTATTAAAGAACAGCGGGATATCACTGTTCAATTAATAAATTACACTAAAAGTG GGAGGAAGTTCTGGAACTTGTTTCATTTACAACCCATGCGAGATCAGAAG GGGGAGTTGCAATACTTTATAGGTGTGCAATTAGACGGAAGTGATCATGTTGAACCATTACGTAATAGACTGTCAGAGAGAACAGAAATACAAAGCGCTAAAGTG GTCAAAGCAACTGCAGAAAATGTTGATGAAGCTGTTCGAGAACTTCCCGATGCCAACTCG AGGCCAGAAGACCTGTGGGCAATTCATTCTGAACCTGTTTACCCAAGGCCTCATAAGAGGGGCTCCTCTTCTTGGGCTGCAATCCAGAAG ATAACCGCTGCCGGAGAAAAAGTTGGTTTGGAACACTTTAATCCCATAAAACCATTGGGTTGTGGTGATACTGGAAG TGTTCATTTGGTGGAGCTGAAAGGTTCCGGAGAACTGTTCGCAATGAAGGCGATGGATAAATCTGTGATGTTGAATCGTAATAAG GTGCACCGTGCTTGTGTTGAAAGGGAAATTATCTCTACGCTGGATCATCCATTCCTTCCTACACTATATGCTTCTTTCCAG ACTTCTACACACGTTTGTCTGATAACCGACTTCTGTCCTGGAGGGGAGTTGTTTGCTTTGCTTGACAAGCAGCCATTGAAAATCTTCAAAGAGGAATCAGCAAG GTTCTATGCAGCTGAGGTTGTAATTGGACTGGAGTATCTTCATTGTTTAG GTATCATATACCGTGACCTGAAGCCTGAAAATATTCTACTGCAGAAGGATGGGCATCTAGTTTTAACGGACTTTGACCTCTCATTCTTGACGTCCTGCAACCCTCAC ATAATAAATCATCCACAGCCAAAGAAAAGAAGATCCCGGAGTCAACCACCGCCAACTTTTATAGCAGAGCCAGTTACCCAATCTAACTCATTTGTTGGAACCGAGGAGTACATTGCCCCT GAAGTTATTACTGGAGCAAGCCATACTAGTGCTATCGACTGGTGGGCTCTAG GTGTTTTGTTGTACGAGATGCTTTATGGGCGTACACCTTTCCGGGGGAAGAACAGACAAAAGACATTTGCGAACATAATGCACAAGGACCTCACATTTCCAAGCAGCATTCCG GTAAGTCTATCAGCAAGACAGTTAATTTACGCACTATTAAACAGAGATCCTGCTACCAGATTAGGAACTCAAGGAGGAGCCAGTGAAATAAAAGAGCATCCTTATTTCCGTGGAATAAACTGGCCTCTGATTCGTTGCATG GATCCACCGACCCTAGAAGCGCCTTTTAAATTGATCGGAAGAGATCCAAATGCAAAGGAAGTTAAATGGGATGATGATGGAGTCCTTGCTTCTCCTATGGACTTTTTCTAG
- the LOC110782633 gene encoding phototropin-2 isoform X1, producing MEASSSNAMSSNNKWMAFEPNKGTSNTTWKSEIVNDEAGMAVRAAEWGLSVVPVDGGDASSSVVVRMSGDGDRSKNSYDRATEVMRMSEESNSSTYEHLPRVSQELKDALASLQQTFVVSDATKPECPIMFASSGFFTMTGYSSKEVVGRNCRFLQGPETDQNEVEKIRQAVKNGTSYCGRLLNYKKDGTPFWNLLTVTPIRDDKGCVIKFIGMQVEVSKFTEGINDKALRPNGLPKSLIRYDARQKEAALGSIIEVVQTVKHPRSLSQPLSNNDADRREVAGKFNLDYMLPKLAEIDNVGTPGRLSSPSRLSTPGRQTPKIDASSRDSDKSSRKSARISLLGFKGRSSAKHERPPSPEPEFLIPKDIDRDDSWERAERERDVRQGIDLATTLERIEKNFVISDPRLPDNPIIFASDSFLELTEYTREEILGRNCRFLQGPETDQTTVQKIRDAIKEQRDITVQLINYTKSGRKFWNLFHLQPMRDQKGELQYFIGVQLDGSDHVEPLRNRLSERTEIQSAKVVKATAENVDEAVRELPDANSRPEDLWAIHSEPVYPRPHKRGSSSWAAIQKITAAGEKVGLEHFNPIKPLGCGDTGSVHLVELKGSGELFAMKAMDKSVMLNRNKVHRACVEREIISTLDHPFLPTLYASFQTSTHVCLITDFCPGGELFALLDKQPLKIFKEESARFYAAEVVIGLEYLHCLGIIYRDLKPENILLQKDGHLVLTDFDLSFLTSCNPHIINHPQPKKRRSRSQPPPTFIAEPVTQSNSFVGTEEYIAPEVITGASHTSAIDWWALGVLLYEMLYGRTPFRGKNRQKTFANIMHKDLTFPSSIPVSLSARQLIYALLNRDPATRLGTQGGASEIKEHPYFRGINWPLIRCMDPPTLEAPFKLIGRDPNAKEVKWDDDGVLASPMDFF from the exons ATGGAAGCATCAAGTAGTAATGCAATGTCTTCTAATAATAAGTGGATGGCATTTGAACCAAACAAGGGCACTAGTAACACAACATGGAAAAGTGAGATAGTGAATGATGAAGCTGGTATGGCTGTAAGGGCAGCAGAATGGGGGCTATCAGTTGTACCTGTAGACGGTGGAGATGCATCTTCGAGTGTCGTGGTTCGGATGTCAGGGGACGGAGATCGAAGCAAAAACTCGTACGACAGGGCGACGGAGGTGATGAGGATGTCGGAGGAATCGAACTCGAGTACATATGAACATCTACCAAGGGTTTCACAAGAGTTGAAGGATGCATTAGCAAGTTTGCAACAGACTTTTGTAGTGTCTGATGCTACTAAACCTGAGTGTCCCATTATGTTTGCTAGTAGTGGCTTCTTCACTATGACTGGCTACTCTTCTAAGGAGGTTGTTGGTCGCAATTG CCGATTTCTGCAGGGGCCAGAAACAGACCAAAACGAGGTCGAGAAGATAAGACAGGCGGTGAAAAATGGAACAAGTTACTGTGGAAGACTCTTGAATTACAAGAAGGATGGTACCCCTTTCTGGAACCTTCTCACTGTTACCCCTATCAGAGATGACAAGGGTTGTGTCATCAAATTTATTGG AATGCAGGTTGAGGTCAGTAAATTTACTGAAGGAATAAATGACAAGGCATTACGTCCTAATGGCTTGCCTAAATCATTAATCCGTTACGATG CTCGTCAGAAGGAAGCGGCATTGGGTTCAATAATAGAGGTTGTTCAGACTGTGAAGCATCCAAGATCTCTCAGTCAACCTTTGAGTAACAATGACGCTGATCGACGGGAGGTTGCAGGGAAATTCAATCTCGATTATATGCTGCCAAAACTTGCAGAAATTGACAATGTGGGAACTCCTGGTAGGCTTTCATCACCAAGTAGGCTTTCAACACCTGGTAGGCAGACTCCTAAAATTGACGCATCTAGTAGAGATTCTGACAAGAGCTCTCGCAAATCAGCGcgtatttctttgttggg GTTTAAAGGGAGGTCTTCTGCAAAGCATGAAAGACCACCAAGTCCTGAGCCAGAATTTCTGATACCGAAAGACATAGATCGTGATGACAGCTGGGAGCGTGCAGAAAGAGAAAGGGACGTACGGCAGGGAATTGACCTGGCAACAACTTTGGAGCGCATTGAGAAGAATTTTGTGATTTCTGATCCCAGGCTTCCAGATAATCCAATT ATTTTTGCATCTGATAGCTTTCTTGAATTGACAGAGTATACACGAGAAGAAATTTTGGGGAGAAACTGCAG ATTTCTTCAGGGACCGGAGACAGACCAGACCACAGTCCAGAAAATAAGAGATGCTATTAAAGAACAGCGGGATATCACTGTTCAATTAATAAATTACACTAAAAGTG GGAGGAAGTTCTGGAACTTGTTTCATTTACAACCCATGCGAGATCAGAAG GGGGAGTTGCAATACTTTATAGGTGTGCAATTAGACGGAAGTGATCATGTTGAACCATTACGTAATAGACTGTCAGAGAGAACAGAAATACAAAGCGCTAAAGTG GTCAAAGCAACTGCAGAAAATGTTGATGAAGCTGTTCGAGAACTTCCCGATGCCAACTCG AGGCCAGAAGACCTGTGGGCAATTCATTCTGAACCTGTTTACCCAAGGCCTCATAAGAGGGGCTCCTCTTCTTGGGCTGCAATCCAGAAG ATAACCGCTGCCGGAGAAAAAGTTGGTTTGGAACACTTTAATCCCATAAAACCATTGGGTTGTGGTGATACTGGAAG TGTTCATTTGGTGGAGCTGAAAGGTTCCGGAGAACTGTTCGCAATGAAGGCGATGGATAAATCTGTGATGTTGAATCGTAATAAG GTGCACCGTGCTTGTGTTGAAAGGGAAATTATCTCTACGCTGGATCATCCATTCCTTCCTACACTATATGCTTCTTTCCAG ACTTCTACACACGTTTGTCTGATAACCGACTTCTGTCCTGGAGGGGAGTTGTTTGCTTTGCTTGACAAGCAGCCATTGAAAATCTTCAAAGAGGAATCAGCAAG GTTCTATGCAGCTGAGGTTGTAATTGGACTGGAGTATCTTCATTGTTTAG GTATCATATACCGTGACCTGAAGCCTGAAAATATTCTACTGCAGAAGGATGGGCATCTAGTTTTAACGGACTTTGACCTCTCATTCTTGACGTCCTGCAACCCTCAC ATAATAAATCATCCACAGCCAAAGAAAAGAAGATCCCGGAGTCAACCACCGCCAACTTTTATAGCAGAGCCAGTTACCCAATCTAACTCATTTGTTGGAACCGAGGAGTACATTGCCCCT GAAGTTATTACTGGAGCAAGCCATACTAGTGCTATCGACTGGTGGGCTCTAG GTGTTTTGTTGTACGAGATGCTTTATGGGCGTACACCTTTCCGGGGGAAGAACAGACAAAAGACATTTGCGAACATAATGCACAAGGACCTCACATTTCCAAGCAGCATTCCG GTAAGTCTATCAGCAAGACAGTTAATTTACGCACTATTAAACAGAGATCCTGCTACCAGATTAGGAACTCAAGGAGGAGCCAGTGAAATAAAAGAGCATCCTTATTTCCGTGGAATAAACTGGCCTCTGATTCGTTGCATG GATCCACCGACCCTAGAAGCGCCTTTTAAATTGATCGGAAGAGATCCAAATGCAAAGGAAGTTAAATGGGATGATGATGGAGTCCTTGCTTCTCCTATGGACTTTTTCTAG
- the LOC110782633 gene encoding phototropin-2 isoform X3: MAVRAAEWGLSVVPVDGGDASSSVVVRMSGDGDRSKNSYDRATEVMRMSEESNSSTYEHLPRVSQELKDALASLQQTFVVSDATKPECPIMFASSGFFTMTGYSSKEVVGRNCRFLQGPETDQNEVEKIRQAVKNGTSYCGRLLNYKKDGTPFWNLLTVTPIRDDKGCVIKFIGMQVEVSKFTEGINDKALRPNGLPKSLIRYDARQKEAALGSIIEVVQTVKHPRSLSQPLSNNDADRREVAGKFNLDYMLPKLAEIDNVGTPGRLSSPSRLSTPGRQTPKIDASSRDSDKSSRKSARISLLGFKGRSSAKHERPPSPEPEFLIPKDIDRDDSWERAERERDVRQGIDLATTLERIEKNFVISDPRLPDNPIIFASDSFLELTEYTREEILGRNCRFLQGPETDQTTVQKIRDAIKEQRDITVQLINYTKSGRKFWNLFHLQPMRDQKGELQYFIGVQLDGSDHVEPLRNRLSERTEIQSAKVVKATAENVDEAVRELPDANSRPEDLWAIHSEPVYPRPHKRGSSSWAAIQKITAAGEKVGLEHFNPIKPLGCGDTGSVHLVELKGSGELFAMKAMDKSVMLNRNKVHRACVEREIISTLDHPFLPTLYASFQTSTHVCLITDFCPGGELFALLDKQPLKIFKEESARFYAAEVVIGLEYLHCLGIIYRDLKPENILLQKDGHLVLTDFDLSFLTSCNPHIINHPQPKKRRSRSQPPPTFIAEPVTQSNSFVGTEEYIAPEVITGASHTSAIDWWALGVLLYEMLYGRTPFRGKNRQKTFANIMHKDLTFPSSIPVSLSARQLIYALLNRDPATRLGTQGGASEIKEHPYFRGINWPLIRCMDPPTLEAPFKLIGRDPNAKEVKWDDDGVLASPMDFF, translated from the exons ATGGCTGTAAGGGCAGCAGAATGGGGGCTATCAGTTGTACCTGTAGACGGTGGAGATGCATCTTCGAGTGTCGTGGTTCGGATGTCAGGGGACGGAGATCGAAGCAAAAACTCGTACGACAGGGCGACGGAGGTGATGAGGATGTCGGAGGAATCGAACTCGAGTACATATGAACATCTACCAAGGGTTTCACAAGAGTTGAAGGATGCATTAGCAAGTTTGCAACAGACTTTTGTAGTGTCTGATGCTACTAAACCTGAGTGTCCCATTATGTTTGCTAGTAGTGGCTTCTTCACTATGACTGGCTACTCTTCTAAGGAGGTTGTTGGTCGCAATTG CCGATTTCTGCAGGGGCCAGAAACAGACCAAAACGAGGTCGAGAAGATAAGACAGGCGGTGAAAAATGGAACAAGTTACTGTGGAAGACTCTTGAATTACAAGAAGGATGGTACCCCTTTCTGGAACCTTCTCACTGTTACCCCTATCAGAGATGACAAGGGTTGTGTCATCAAATTTATTGG AATGCAGGTTGAGGTCAGTAAATTTACTGAAGGAATAAATGACAAGGCATTACGTCCTAATGGCTTGCCTAAATCATTAATCCGTTACGATG CTCGTCAGAAGGAAGCGGCATTGGGTTCAATAATAGAGGTTGTTCAGACTGTGAAGCATCCAAGATCTCTCAGTCAACCTTTGAGTAACAATGACGCTGATCGACGGGAGGTTGCAGGGAAATTCAATCTCGATTATATGCTGCCAAAACTTGCAGAAATTGACAATGTGGGAACTCCTGGTAGGCTTTCATCACCAAGTAGGCTTTCAACACCTGGTAGGCAGACTCCTAAAATTGACGCATCTAGTAGAGATTCTGACAAGAGCTCTCGCAAATCAGCGcgtatttctttgttggg GTTTAAAGGGAGGTCTTCTGCAAAGCATGAAAGACCACCAAGTCCTGAGCCAGAATTTCTGATACCGAAAGACATAGATCGTGATGACAGCTGGGAGCGTGCAGAAAGAGAAAGGGACGTACGGCAGGGAATTGACCTGGCAACAACTTTGGAGCGCATTGAGAAGAATTTTGTGATTTCTGATCCCAGGCTTCCAGATAATCCAATT ATTTTTGCATCTGATAGCTTTCTTGAATTGACAGAGTATACACGAGAAGAAATTTTGGGGAGAAACTGCAG ATTTCTTCAGGGACCGGAGACAGACCAGACCACAGTCCAGAAAATAAGAGATGCTATTAAAGAACAGCGGGATATCACTGTTCAATTAATAAATTACACTAAAAGTG GGAGGAAGTTCTGGAACTTGTTTCATTTACAACCCATGCGAGATCAGAAG GGGGAGTTGCAATACTTTATAGGTGTGCAATTAGACGGAAGTGATCATGTTGAACCATTACGTAATAGACTGTCAGAGAGAACAGAAATACAAAGCGCTAAAGTG GTCAAAGCAACTGCAGAAAATGTTGATGAAGCTGTTCGAGAACTTCCCGATGCCAACTCG AGGCCAGAAGACCTGTGGGCAATTCATTCTGAACCTGTTTACCCAAGGCCTCATAAGAGGGGCTCCTCTTCTTGGGCTGCAATCCAGAAG ATAACCGCTGCCGGAGAAAAAGTTGGTTTGGAACACTTTAATCCCATAAAACCATTGGGTTGTGGTGATACTGGAAG TGTTCATTTGGTGGAGCTGAAAGGTTCCGGAGAACTGTTCGCAATGAAGGCGATGGATAAATCTGTGATGTTGAATCGTAATAAG GTGCACCGTGCTTGTGTTGAAAGGGAAATTATCTCTACGCTGGATCATCCATTCCTTCCTACACTATATGCTTCTTTCCAG ACTTCTACACACGTTTGTCTGATAACCGACTTCTGTCCTGGAGGGGAGTTGTTTGCTTTGCTTGACAAGCAGCCATTGAAAATCTTCAAAGAGGAATCAGCAAG GTTCTATGCAGCTGAGGTTGTAATTGGACTGGAGTATCTTCATTGTTTAG GTATCATATACCGTGACCTGAAGCCTGAAAATATTCTACTGCAGAAGGATGGGCATCTAGTTTTAACGGACTTTGACCTCTCATTCTTGACGTCCTGCAACCCTCAC ATAATAAATCATCCACAGCCAAAGAAAAGAAGATCCCGGAGTCAACCACCGCCAACTTTTATAGCAGAGCCAGTTACCCAATCTAACTCATTTGTTGGAACCGAGGAGTACATTGCCCCT GAAGTTATTACTGGAGCAAGCCATACTAGTGCTATCGACTGGTGGGCTCTAG GTGTTTTGTTGTACGAGATGCTTTATGGGCGTACACCTTTCCGGGGGAAGAACAGACAAAAGACATTTGCGAACATAATGCACAAGGACCTCACATTTCCAAGCAGCATTCCG GTAAGTCTATCAGCAAGACAGTTAATTTACGCACTATTAAACAGAGATCCTGCTACCAGATTAGGAACTCAAGGAGGAGCCAGTGAAATAAAAGAGCATCCTTATTTCCGTGGAATAAACTGGCCTCTGATTCGTTGCATG GATCCACCGACCCTAGAAGCGCCTTTTAAATTGATCGGAAGAGATCCAAATGCAAAGGAAGTTAAATGGGATGATGATGGAGTCCTTGCTTCTCCTATGGACTTTTTCTAG
- the LOC110782633 gene encoding phototropin-2 isoform X4: MQVEVSKFTEGINDKALRPNGLPKSLIRYDARQKEAALGSIIEVVQTVKHPRSLSQPLSNNDADRREVAGKFNLDYMLPKLAEIDNVGTPGRLSSPSRLSTPGRQTPKIDASSRDSDKSSRKSARISLLGFKGRSSAKHERPPSPEPEFLIPKDIDRDDSWERAERERDVRQGIDLATTLERIEKNFVISDPRLPDNPIIFASDSFLELTEYTREEILGRNCRFLQGPETDQTTVQKIRDAIKEQRDITVQLINYTKSGRKFWNLFHLQPMRDQKGELQYFIGVQLDGSDHVEPLRNRLSERTEIQSAKVVKATAENVDEAVRELPDANSRPEDLWAIHSEPVYPRPHKRGSSSWAAIQKITAAGEKVGLEHFNPIKPLGCGDTGSVHLVELKGSGELFAMKAMDKSVMLNRNKVHRACVEREIISTLDHPFLPTLYASFQTSTHVCLITDFCPGGELFALLDKQPLKIFKEESARFYAAEVVIGLEYLHCLGIIYRDLKPENILLQKDGHLVLTDFDLSFLTSCNPHIINHPQPKKRRSRSQPPPTFIAEPVTQSNSFVGTEEYIAPEVITGASHTSAIDWWALGVLLYEMLYGRTPFRGKNRQKTFANIMHKDLTFPSSIPVSLSARQLIYALLNRDPATRLGTQGGASEIKEHPYFRGINWPLIRCMDPPTLEAPFKLIGRDPNAKEVKWDDDGVLASPMDFF, translated from the exons ATGCAGGTTGAGGTCAGTAAATTTACTGAAGGAATAAATGACAAGGCATTACGTCCTAATGGCTTGCCTAAATCATTAATCCGTTACGATG CTCGTCAGAAGGAAGCGGCATTGGGTTCAATAATAGAGGTTGTTCAGACTGTGAAGCATCCAAGATCTCTCAGTCAACCTTTGAGTAACAATGACGCTGATCGACGGGAGGTTGCAGGGAAATTCAATCTCGATTATATGCTGCCAAAACTTGCAGAAATTGACAATGTGGGAACTCCTGGTAGGCTTTCATCACCAAGTAGGCTTTCAACACCTGGTAGGCAGACTCCTAAAATTGACGCATCTAGTAGAGATTCTGACAAGAGCTCTCGCAAATCAGCGcgtatttctttgttggg GTTTAAAGGGAGGTCTTCTGCAAAGCATGAAAGACCACCAAGTCCTGAGCCAGAATTTCTGATACCGAAAGACATAGATCGTGATGACAGCTGGGAGCGTGCAGAAAGAGAAAGGGACGTACGGCAGGGAATTGACCTGGCAACAACTTTGGAGCGCATTGAGAAGAATTTTGTGATTTCTGATCCCAGGCTTCCAGATAATCCAATT ATTTTTGCATCTGATAGCTTTCTTGAATTGACAGAGTATACACGAGAAGAAATTTTGGGGAGAAACTGCAG ATTTCTTCAGGGACCGGAGACAGACCAGACCACAGTCCAGAAAATAAGAGATGCTATTAAAGAACAGCGGGATATCACTGTTCAATTAATAAATTACACTAAAAGTG GGAGGAAGTTCTGGAACTTGTTTCATTTACAACCCATGCGAGATCAGAAG GGGGAGTTGCAATACTTTATAGGTGTGCAATTAGACGGAAGTGATCATGTTGAACCATTACGTAATAGACTGTCAGAGAGAACAGAAATACAAAGCGCTAAAGTG GTCAAAGCAACTGCAGAAAATGTTGATGAAGCTGTTCGAGAACTTCCCGATGCCAACTCG AGGCCAGAAGACCTGTGGGCAATTCATTCTGAACCTGTTTACCCAAGGCCTCATAAGAGGGGCTCCTCTTCTTGGGCTGCAATCCAGAAG ATAACCGCTGCCGGAGAAAAAGTTGGTTTGGAACACTTTAATCCCATAAAACCATTGGGTTGTGGTGATACTGGAAG TGTTCATTTGGTGGAGCTGAAAGGTTCCGGAGAACTGTTCGCAATGAAGGCGATGGATAAATCTGTGATGTTGAATCGTAATAAG GTGCACCGTGCTTGTGTTGAAAGGGAAATTATCTCTACGCTGGATCATCCATTCCTTCCTACACTATATGCTTCTTTCCAG ACTTCTACACACGTTTGTCTGATAACCGACTTCTGTCCTGGAGGGGAGTTGTTTGCTTTGCTTGACAAGCAGCCATTGAAAATCTTCAAAGAGGAATCAGCAAG GTTCTATGCAGCTGAGGTTGTAATTGGACTGGAGTATCTTCATTGTTTAG GTATCATATACCGTGACCTGAAGCCTGAAAATATTCTACTGCAGAAGGATGGGCATCTAGTTTTAACGGACTTTGACCTCTCATTCTTGACGTCCTGCAACCCTCAC ATAATAAATCATCCACAGCCAAAGAAAAGAAGATCCCGGAGTCAACCACCGCCAACTTTTATAGCAGAGCCAGTTACCCAATCTAACTCATTTGTTGGAACCGAGGAGTACATTGCCCCT GAAGTTATTACTGGAGCAAGCCATACTAGTGCTATCGACTGGTGGGCTCTAG GTGTTTTGTTGTACGAGATGCTTTATGGGCGTACACCTTTCCGGGGGAAGAACAGACAAAAGACATTTGCGAACATAATGCACAAGGACCTCACATTTCCAAGCAGCATTCCG GTAAGTCTATCAGCAAGACAGTTAATTTACGCACTATTAAACAGAGATCCTGCTACCAGATTAGGAACTCAAGGAGGAGCCAGTGAAATAAAAGAGCATCCTTATTTCCGTGGAATAAACTGGCCTCTGATTCGTTGCATG GATCCACCGACCCTAGAAGCGCCTTTTAAATTGATCGGAAGAGATCCAAATGCAAAGGAAGTTAAATGGGATGATGATGGAGTCCTTGCTTCTCCTATGGACTTTTTCTAG